Proteins co-encoded in one Ziziphus jujuba cultivar Dongzao chromosome 9, ASM3175591v1 genomic window:
- the LOC107435758 gene encoding CASP-like protein 5C1: MDEIPGSLGTTASFSLRLGQTIFSSASLLFMSLGVQFYSYTAFCYLVTIMGLVIPWSFTLALVDGYSVLAKCPLRQPGILLIIVIGDWVLSVLTLAAACSTASVVDLLLHANGAYCPPKFCNRYQISAAMAFLSWFLSSASCLFNIWLLPSL, encoded by the exons ATGGATGAGATACCTGGCTCTTTGGGGACCACTGCCAGTTTCTCTTTGAGACTGGGCCAGACAATTTTTTCCTCTGCTTCCCTCCTCTTCATGTCTTTGGGTGTTCAGTTCTATAGCTACACTGCTTTCTG CTACCTGGTAACGATCATGGGTTTGGTTATACCATGGAGTTTCACTTTGGCACTGGTGGATGGATACTCTGTTCTTGCTAAATGCCCTCTTCGCCAGCCCGGAATTCTGCTGATAATTGTCATTGGAGATTGG GTATTATCGGTTCTAACACTAGCAGCAGCCTGCTCAACGGCTAGTGTTGTCGATCTCCTGCTCCATGCCAATGGAGCTTATTGCCCTCCCAAGTTCTGTAATAGATATCAAATATCTGCTGCAATGGCTTTCTTGTCATGGTTCTTGTCTTCGGCATCATGTCTcttcaatatttggttgcttCCTTCACTGTAA
- the LOC107435767 gene encoding pentatricopeptide repeat-containing protein At2g15980 yields MAISILNRFLFPIPKHKPFSLSSFSSSPASDQSNSLIPTVVSVLTHHRSKSRWNYLRSIYPDGFDPTQFSQISLQLKNNPHLVLRFFLWTQTKSLCDHNLLSYSTTIHILARGRLKGQAQILMKDAIRLHGSEGHEGEDFDLESKPLKVFESLVKTYTQCGSAPFVFDLLLKACLESKKIDPSIQIVRMLMSRGISPRVNTCNCLIRQVSLCRGAHAGYAIYREVFGLDCGIGEQNVKWVSRFRPNVQTLNTLMVGFYQDGLVENVKEIWDQMKELNCNPDGYSYSILMAAYCDEGKMDEAEDSWNEMVAKKVEPDVVAYNTMIGGFCRIGEIERAEEFFREMALNGIESSTTTYEHLINGYCKIGNVESSKLVYEDMRRKDFRPNASTMEALVRGFCDKNRVLEALEILNGAIRHFDYCPTGKSYEILITGLCQEGKMEEALKLQAKMVGKGFKPNSEIYNAFICGYMKQGNIEVADLLRKEMVETQMCRKEG; encoded by the coding sequence ATGGCGATTTCAATTCTAAATCGCTTCCTCTTCCCAATCCCAAAACACAAACCCTTCTCTCTTTCATCCTTCTCTTCTTCCCCAGCATCCGATCAATCAAATTCTCTGATCCCAACCGTCGTTTCAGTCCTCACCCACCACCGTTCAAAATCTCGCTGGAATTACCTCCGGTCTATCTACCCGGACGGCTTCGACCCAACTCAGTTTTCCCAAATTTCCCTCCAACTCAAAAACAATCCCCATCTTGTCCTCCGCTTCTTCCTCTGGACCCAAACCAAGTCTCTCTGCGACCACAACCTCCTTTCCTATTCCACCACTATTCACATCCTCGCTCGTGGCCGCCTCAAAGGCCAAGCCCAGATTCTGATGAAGGATGCTATTCGGCTTCATGGGTCGGAAGGTCATGAAGGTGAAGATTTTGATCTGGAATCCAAGCCATTGAAAGTCTTCGAGTCCCTCGTGAAGACCTACACACAATGTGGGTCTGCTCCGTTTGTGTTCGATTTACTACTCAAAGCTTGTTTGGAGTCGAAAAAGATTGACCCATCAATTCAGATTGTGAGAATGTTGATGTCTCGTGGGATTAGCCCAAGAGTGAATACCTGCAACTGTTTGATTCGGCAAGTTTCGCTGTGCCGAGGAGCACATGCCGGTTACGCAATCTACAGAGAGGTTTTTGGGTTGGATTGTGGCATTGGGGAGCAAAATGTGAAATGGGTTTCTAGATTTAGACCAAATGTACAAACTTTGAATACTTTGATGGTGGGGTTTTATCAGGATGGTTTGGTAGAGAACGTGAAGGAGATTTGGGACCAAATGAAGGAATTGAATTGCAACCCAGATGGTTATAGTTACAGCATTTTGATGGCCGCCTACTGTGATGAAGGGAAAATGGATGAAGCGGAGGACTCATGGAATGAAATGGTAGCAAAGAAAGTGGAGCCCGATGTTGTGGCTTATAACACCATGATTGGTGGGTTTTGCAGAATTggagagatagagagagctGAAGAATTTTTCAGAGAAATGGCATTGAATGGAATAGAGAGCAGCACTACAACTTATGAGCATCTTATCAATGGCTATTGCAAGATTGGAAATGTTGAATCATCTAAACTCGTTTATGAAGATATGCGTAGGAAAGACTTTAGGCCCAATGCTTCCACAATGGAGGCATTGGTTAGAGGGTTTTGTGATAAGAATAGGGTTTTAGAAGCTTTGGAGATTTTGAATGGTGCAATAAGACATTTTGATTACTGTCCAACGGGAAAGagttatgagattttgataacAGGGTTGTGTCAGGAGGGGAAGATGGAAGAGGCATTGAAGCTTCAGGCAAAGATGGTGGGAAAAGGCTTCAAACCGAATTCTGAGATTTACAATGCTTTTATTTGTGGATATATGAAACAAGGGAACATAGAAGTGGCAGATTTGTTGAGGAAAGAAATGGTGGAAACTCAGATGTGCAGGAAAGAGGGTTAG
- the LOC107433936 gene encoding RING-H2 finger protein ATL65, producing the protein MVLTLTTTTMVPALSPHNGFFWPPSLAPAPAPTTRTAIITTILPAANGPTPALTQSSSPPPSKLPVDFSPPLIAMVVVVATAFLVVTYSRLISRHVIPPVIQFLRRWRRRRRRHLPSSAGDLDSLPFDSPFETSDGFHVFSPYGLDDSVIKTIPLSLYTTKNRLGSRDCAVCLIEFEDDDYVRTLPVCSHAFHVDCIDMWLRSHANCPLCRAGIFRPESPFVPVMAARIRPSLDDAVLRSIALEPLNEVPARDSVSTVTEITPCVEESSPRRNNYSYIDNFHNSEDRINGRDFLLKRSYSFGFERSSISKRMMVMEPATTSPWRYRRGSFWSKRPSPFGSLSKPRVFSFRYYRGMKSPFFRRRGFFPLSESSARFSGGGGSSRRSKSMTSPMFMRPSPLASAAVFSSSRLRCGDPEALLSPERFNRR; encoded by the coding sequence ATGGTCCTCACCCTGACCACCACCACCATGGTTCCTGCTCTGTCGCCACACAACGGCTTCTTCTGGCCGCCTTCGCTGGCTCCGGCACCGGCCCCAACCACTCGCACTGCTATCATCACCACCATCCTCCCTGCCGCAAACGGACCCACCCCTGCTCTCACCCAATCCTCATCGCCGCCGCCGTCTAAATTGCCGGTGGACTTCAGTCCGCCTTTGATCGCCATGGTGGTCGTCGTAGCCACCGCCTTTCTCGTCGTCACCTACTCACGTCTTATCTCCCGCCACGTCATCCCTCCCGTGATTCAGTTCCTACGGCGATGGAGACGACGTCGCCGCCGCCACCTCCCGTCTTCCGCCGGCGACCTCGACTCGCTTCCTTTCGACTCGCCGTTCGAGACCAGCGATGGATTCCACGTGTTCTCTCCCTACGGGCTCGACGACTCCGTCATCAAGACCATACCTCTTTCCCTCTACACCACCAAGAACAGGCTTGGCAGCCGTGACTGCGCCGTTTGCTTGATCGAGTTCGAAGACGACGACTACGTACGGACTCTCCCAGTCTGTTCCCACGCCTTCCACGTGGATTGCATAGACATGTGGCTTAGGTCTCACGCCAACTGTCCTCTCTGCCGCGCTGGAATATTCCGTCCGGAATCTCCGTTCGTCCCGGTCATGGCAGCGAGAATCCGGCCGAGCCTCGACGACGCCGTATTGCGTAGCATTGCTCTCGAACCTCTCAACGAAGTTCCTGCACGGGATTCCGTATCGACGGTGACGGAGATCACTCCCTGCGTTGAGGAATCATCACCGCGGAGGAACAATTACAGCTACATTGACAACTTCCATAACTCGGAGGACCGAATCAACGGCCGAGATTTCTTGCTGAAGCGTTCTTACTCGTTCGGATTCGAACGGAGCTCCATATCGAAGAGGATGATGGTAATGGAgccggcgacgacgtctccatgGCGATACCGGAGAGGAAGCTTCTGGAGCAAAAGACCATCGCCGTTCGGATCGCTGAGCAAGCCGAGAGTCTTCTCGTTCAGATACTACAGGGGGATGAAGTCGCCGTTCTTCCGCCGGAGAGGATTCTTCCCGCTGTCGGAATCGAGCGCGAGGTTCTCTGGCGGAGGAGGTTCGTCGCGGCGGAGCAAGTCGATGACGAGCCCGATGTTCATGAGACCGTCTCCATTAGCGTCGGCGGCGGTTTTCTCGTCGAGCCGGTTGAGGTGCGGTGATCCCGAGGCGTTACTGTCACCGGAGAGGTTTAACCGTAGATAg
- the LOC107435766 gene encoding uncharacterized protein LOC107435766 produces the protein MGNCRSCQSTSIAISSNVKLILQDGQLQEFSHPVKVSQVLQNYSSPSCFICDSDDMEVGEFVCALNGDEELQVGQLYFVLPLKLLKSPFQAKDMAALAVKASLAIEGRCCRRPLKGADPLVFNTKMDAKKGRSSVDIEHIRRGGSSAGGHGGGVVRERKRTGGGRGHGFITTLSVIVE, from the coding sequence aTGGGTAATTGTCGTTCATGTCAGTCAACCTCCATAGCCATATCATCAAATGTAAAGCTGATTCTTCAAGACGGACAGCTTCAAGAATTCTCACACCCTGTTAAGGTCTCCCAAGTACTTCAAAACTATAGCTCTCCCAGCTGTTTTATATGTGACTCCGATGATATGGAGGTTGGAGAGTTTGTTTGTGCACTGAATGGAGACGAAGAGCTTCAGGTGGGTCAGCTGTACTTCGTGTTGCCATTGAAGCTGTTGAAATCTCCATTTCAAGCCAAGGACATGGCTGCTTTGGCTGTTAAGGCTAGTTTGGCAATTGAAGGGAGATGCTGTCGGCGTCCATTGAAAGGGGCTGATCCTTTAGTGTTTAACACCAAGATGGATGCCAAGAAGGGTCGGAGTTCGGTTGATATTGAACATATACGTAGGGGCGGCAGCAGTGCAGGCGGCCATGGCGGTGGAGTtgtgagagaaagaaaaaggacagGTGGTGGCCGGGGACATGGTTTTATAACAACATTGAGCGTAATTGTTGAGTAG
- the LOC107433917 gene encoding protein VACUOLELESS GAMETOPHYTES — MKFSEISHFSHPHHSLKFEYTEFPFKCDGCKEVGIGSRYSCTICDFDLHMHCAIPTPSISHPFYTKCSFQFLSRPPGDLPRFCNACEKDVTGFLYHCKTCGFDLHPCCAKLPMVLDDGDVKLYLYRKVSSPCHKCGRKGRSWSYRSKCKKYNLHVACVKEMLVDSWHEIYVGRGKGRRLEMNKIPSLKNTLQSHHKKSKGKVKKCCEMAGMALQFVISAVLGDPTTLIAGVIGSLMSRG; from the coding sequence atgaAATTCAGTGAGATATCCCACTTCAGCCACCCACACCACAGTCTGAAATTCGAATACACGGAATTCCCATTCAAGTGCGACGGATGCAAAGAAGTAGGCATAGGGTCTCGCTACAGTTGCACCATCTGCGATTTCGACCTCCACATGCACTGCGCCATCCCCACCCCATCCATCTCCCACCCTTTCTACACCAAATGCTCCTTCCAATTCCTCTCCCGTCCCCCGGGAGACCTCCCTCGCTTCTGCAACGCCTGCGAAAAGGACGTGACCGGGTTCCTCTACCACTGCAAGACCTGCGGTTTCGACCTCCACCCCTGCTGCGCCAAGCTCCCCATGGTGCTCGACGACGGGGATGTCAAGCTCTACCTGTACAGGAAAGTCAGCTCTCCATGCCATAAATGCGGGAGAAAAGGGAGGAGCTGGAGCTACAGGTCGAAATGCAAGAAGTACAACTTGCACGTGGCTTGCGTCAAGGAAATGCTGGTTGATAGTTGGCATGAGATATATGTTGGACGTGGGAAAGGAAGGAGGTTGGAGATGAATAAGATTCCGAGCTTGAAGAACACTCTGCAGAGCCATCACAAAAAGAGTAAAGGTAAGGTGAAGAAGTGTTGTGAGATGGCTGGGATGGCTCTTCAGTTTGTTATATCTGCTGTGCTTGGTGATCCTACTACTCTTATTGCTGGGGTTATTGGGTCTTTAATGTCTAgaggatga
- the LOC107435774 gene encoding mitochondrial import receptor subunit TOM6 homolog encodes MFPGMFIRKPDKEAALKQLRTHVAIFGAWVAVIRVTPYVLHYLYGEKDELRLEF; translated from the coding sequence ATGTTTCCAGGAATGTTCATCAGGAAGCCAGACAAAGAAGCTGCTTTGAAGCAGCTTCGGACCCACGTCGCCATTTTTGGGGCTTGGGTTGCCGTGATCCGAGTTACCCCTTACGTTCTTCACTACTTGTATGGTGAAAAGGACGAGCTCAGACTCGAATTCTAG